The DNA segment GCACTGAACCTATCACATAACTCATTGAGTGGCAGTCTACCAGAAGAAGTGGGCAAGTTGAAAAATATTGACTTGCTGGATGTGTCTGAAAATTATATCTCTGGTGTCATTCCtgaaacaattggagaatgcaTAACCTTGGAGTACCTTCATTTAGAGGGTAACTCCTTCCATGGAAGCATGCCTCCTTCATTGGCTTCCTTAAAGGGTCTCAGAGCATTAGACCTTTCAAGAAATAACTTGTCTGGATCAATTCCGGAAACACTGCAAAACCTTTCTTTTCTAGAATACTTCAATGCTTCTTTCAACATGTTGGAGGGTAAGGTTCCAATGAATGGTGTCTTTCAAAATGCTAGTTCAATTTCAGTGATTGGCAATAGCAAGCTTTGTGGTGGGATATCTGAACTAAAGCTTCCACCTTGCCGTTTAAAAGCTAAGAAAAGAATACTCCATAATCTCAAGTTAGTAGTGGCGATATCATGTCTGGTTTTTTTTCTTGCTACACTATCATGTGTCCTTGGCATGTATTTGATAAGGAAAAGGCACAAAAAGTCATCGACCAATTCAACAATTGATCAACTTCCTAAGGTATCATACCAGAACCTACACCATGCAACTGATGGGTTCTCATCTTGGAACTTGATAGGAATAGGAAGTCATGGGTCTGTATATAAAGGAATTCTTGATTCGATAGAAGGAATTGTTGCTATAAAGGTTCTAAACCTTCAAAATAAAGGGGCTATGAAAAGTTTTATGGCTGAATGCAAAGCATTAAGAAATGTACGGCATAGAAACCTAGTGAAGGTTGTCACATGTTGCTCTAGTGTGGATTACAAAGGAAATGATTTCAAAGCTTTAGTGTTTGAGTATATGTCAAACAGAAGCTTAGAGGAATGGTTGCATCCACAAAATGGAAGAGAAGAACAACAACCAAGAACTTTGAACCTTGAGACAAGATTAGAAATTGTGGTTGGTGTTGCTTCTGCACTACACTATCTGCACCATGAGTGTGAGCAACCTATTATTCATTGTGATTTAAAGCCAAGTAATATTCTTCTTGATGATGAGATGGTTGCTCATGTTAGCGATTTTGGCTTAGCAAGACTTCTCTCGACAATCAACAACTCTCACAACCTTAGCACAAGTGGAATAAAAGGGACTATAGGTTATTCTCCCCCAGGTATGTTTTCATCTTATCTATGTTTACTTTTCAATTGATGCTGTGAAAATGGATCTGAAAATATTGATGGTTTCTCAAATATTTCAGAGTATGGAGCCAGCTTTCAGGTGTCAACAAAAGGTGACATCTACAGTTTTGGTATTCTAATTCTGGAGATGTTAACTGGGAAACGACCGACAGAAGAAATGTTTAAAGATGGACACAGCCTCCATAACTATGCTAAAAATTCATTTCCAAATAACTTGTTGGATATTGTTGATGCAACTCTTGTTCCAATGGAAAATGAATCTCCTACAATGACTCTAACAGAACAGCACAACATCTCTGAGATTGTAGATCATTTTCATCCTAATACCAATAAGTGTTTGTTTTCATTATTTAAGATTGGTCTAGCTTGCTCAGTGGAGTCACCAGGAGAAAGGATGCTTATGATGGAAGTCACCACGCAGCTAAATATGATTAGAAATGCTTTTTATGCTCGACGGATCAGAGGTAGATATAGCTGAAAATAAGGTGGTACCTGAACCGTAATTAGGGGTGGCAATCCGTCCACCCTTCTTCATTTAAGTCAGGTTAATTTTTGAACTCATCAACCCACATTGGTTCGACCTACCTAGTATGTCAATCCTCCAAATTCCAGGCGGGACG comes from the Phaseolus vulgaris cultivar G19833 chromosome 8, P. vulgaris v2.0, whole genome shotgun sequence genome and includes:
- the LOC137826534 gene encoding probable LRR receptor-like serine/threonine-protein kinase At3g47570 isoform X2 — encoded protein: MMLSVDWSISIGWFLLFSSNFWSQNIVTTYALGNETDQSALLKFKESISLDPFQVLNSWNSTSHFCKWYGVTCSPRHQRVITLNLTGYHLHGVISPHIGNLSFLRILFLEDNHFYGEVPQELGRLFRLRALYFTNNTLGGEFPINLANCSKLSYLSLDRNLFIGEIPRKIESFANLKHLRIRWNNLTGQIPPSMGNLSFLTRLLLSSNKLEGCIPKEIGILKNLRILGLSNNQLSHNIPLSLYNLSSLYLFSLTSNQFNGSFPVNMFLTLPNLQVFTVSGNQFSGSIPASITNASGMQILDIGDNHLVGQVPSLGKWKDISTLQLSLNNLGSNSSSDLQFLKSLINCSQLDILDIGYNNFGGPFPRYVGNFTSQLSQLIAGGNNFFGEIPMELGNLVNLITLALEKNSLTGIIPTTLGRLQKMQLLSLGVNKLFGEIPPSIGNLSRLYYLELSFNMFVGNIPSTIGNCQLLQFLHLSNNSISGAIPSQLFGIPSLSIALNLSHNSLSGSLPEEVGKLKNIDLLDVSENYISGVIPETIGECITLEYLHLEGNSFHGSMPPSLASLKGLRALDLSRNNLSGSIPETLQNLSFLEYFNASFNMLEGKVPMNGVFQNASSISVIGNSKLCGGISELKLPPCRLKAKKRILHNLKLVVAISCLVFFLATLSCVLGMYLIRKRHKKSSTNSTIDQLPKVSYQNLHHATDGFSSWNLIGIGSHGSVYKGILDSIEGIVAIKVLNLQNKGAMKSFMAECKALRNVRHRNLVKVVTCCSSVDYKGNDFKALVFEYMSNRSLEEWLHPQNGREEQQPRTLNLETRLEIVVGVASALHYLHHECEQPIIHCDLKPSNILLDDEMVAHVSDFGLARLLSTINNSHNLSTSGIKGTIGYSPPEYGASFQVSTKGDIYSFGILILEMLTGKRPTEEMFKDGHSLHNYAKNSFPNNLLDIVDATLVPMENESPTMTLTEQHNISEIVDHFHPNTNKCLFSLFKIGLACSVESPGERMLMMEVTTQLNMIRNAFYARRIRGRYS